Proteins encoded by one window of Dokdonella sp.:
- the murG gene encoding undecaprenyldiphospho-muramoylpentapeptide beta-N-acetylglucosaminyltransferase, giving the protein MAGGTGGHIFPGIAVARELLARGVPVVWLGGRKGLESQLVPGAGIQLETIDFSGVRGKGLLAFMLAPLRLARAVLAARRLIAGLAPRSVLSMGGYAAAPGGIAAWLLKRPLVVHEQNRVAGFTNRLLARLARRVLGGFDGALPGAEWIGNPVRAEIAAMPPPGEADHTGSLHILVLGGSQGAASLNTQLPLVFQRRGSAPALDIRHQCGGKHLDKTRAAYSQAGIEARIEPFIDDMAAAYAWADLVICRAGALTIAELCAAGVAAILVPFPAAVDDHQTRNAEMLVEVGAACLVAEGEDFVRRIGVAIDGLARDRGRLSGMAAAARALARPQAAARIADICLEVAA; this is encoded by the coding sequence ATGGCCGGCGGCACCGGCGGTCACATCTTTCCGGGCATCGCGGTCGCGCGCGAGCTTCTCGCGCGCGGCGTGCCCGTGGTTTGGCTCGGTGGTCGAAAGGGCCTCGAGTCGCAGCTCGTGCCGGGCGCCGGCATTCAACTCGAGACGATCGATTTTTCTGGTGTGCGCGGCAAGGGCCTGCTCGCATTCATGCTCGCTCCGCTGCGCCTCGCCCGCGCGGTCTTGGCTGCGCGCCGCCTGATCGCCGGCCTCGCTCCGCGCAGCGTGCTGTCGATGGGCGGCTACGCTGCGGCGCCGGGCGGCATCGCCGCGTGGCTGCTGAAGCGTCCGCTGGTCGTGCATGAGCAGAACCGCGTCGCCGGTTTCACCAACCGCCTGTTGGCACGCTTGGCGCGTCGCGTGCTTGGCGGCTTCGACGGTGCGCTGCCCGGTGCCGAATGGATCGGCAACCCCGTGCGTGCCGAGATCGCAGCGATGCCGCCGCCGGGCGAAGCCGACCACACCGGTTCACTGCACATCCTCGTGCTCGGAGGCAGCCAGGGCGCGGCCAGCCTCAACACGCAGCTGCCGCTGGTGTTCCAGCGCCGCGGCAGCGCGCCTGCGCTCGACATCCGCCATCAGTGCGGTGGCAAACATCTCGACAAGACGCGTGCGGCGTATTCCCAGGCGGGCATCGAGGCGCGCATCGAACCGTTCATCGACGACATGGCGGCAGCCTACGCTTGGGCCGATCTGGTGATCTGCCGTGCCGGCGCGCTGACCATTGCCGAACTGTGCGCGGCCGGTGTGGCTGCGATCCTCGTGCCGTTCCCCGCTGCGGTCGACGACCACCAGACGCGCAACGCCGAGATGCTGGTCGAGGTGGGTGCCGCGTGCCTGGTTGCCGAAGGAGAGGATTTCGTGCGCCGCATTGGCGTGGCCATCGACGGCCTCGCACGCGACCGCGGTCGCCTGTCCGGCATGGCCGCCGCCGCGCGCGCGCTCGCGCGCCCGCAGGCCGCCGCGCGCATCGCCGACATCTGCCTGGAGGTCGCAGCATGA